A single window of Pyrus communis chromosome 10, drPyrComm1.1, whole genome shotgun sequence DNA harbors:
- the LOC137747074 gene encoding glucan endo-1,3-beta-glucosidase 14-like, with amino-acid sequence MKSFCIFARLFLIFLVFFPPIASVAVQAFTGAYGINYGRIADNIPSPDKVATLLRAAKIKNVRIYDADHSVLKAFSGTGLELVVGLPNGYLKDMSANEDHAMDWVKENVQAFLPETHIRGIAVGNEVLGGGDYELWAALLGTVKNIYNATKKLGLTDVVQITTAHSQAVFANSYPPSSCIFKDTVKQQYMKPLLEFFSEIGSPFCLNAYPFLAYMSDPENIDINYALFQKTQGISDPKTDLHYDNMLDAQIDAAYAALEDAGFKKMEVIVTETGWASHGGDNEAAATVNNARTYNYNLRKRLAKKKGTPMRPKFVVKAYIFALFNENLKTGATSERNFGLFKPDGTIAYDIGYHGLVSSSADSLLLSSKHVGAQGWSRLQFLILSISSASLLLVLK; translated from the exons ATGAAAAGCTTCTGTATTTTTGCTCGGCTTTTTCTCATCTTCCTGGTGTTCTTCCCTCCAATTG CATCCGTGGCAGTGCAAGCATTCACAGGAGCATACGGAATCAATTATGGTAGAATTGCAGATAACATCCCTTCTCCTGATAAAGTTGCTACTCTTCTCAGAGCAGCAAAGATAAAGAATGTCAGGATATATGATGCTGATCACAGTGTTCTCAAGGCCTTTAGCGGGACTGGGCTTGAATTAGTGGTCGGACTTCCAAATGGGTACCTGAAAGACATGAGTGCCAATGAGGATCATGCAatggattgggttaaagagaaTGTGCAGGCATTCCTTCCCGAGACACACATCCGCGGGATTGCTGTGGGCAATGAAGTTCTAGGTGGGGGTGATTATGAATTGTGGGCAGCTCTTTTGGGCACAGTTAAAAACATCTACAATGCAACCAAGAAGCTAGGATTAACTGATGTAGTTCAGATTACGACTGCACATTCACAGGCCGTTTTTGCTAATTCTTATCCTCCCTCTTCATGTATATTTAAAGATACTGTTAAGCAGCAGTACATGAAGCCACTTTTGGAGTTCTTCTCAGAAATTGGATCTCCCTTCTGTTTAAATGCTTACCCGTTCCTTGCTTACATGAGTGATCCGGAGAATATTGATATTAATTATGCTCTTTTCCAGAAAACTCAGGGAATTTCTGATCCAAAAACTGACCTTCATTACGATAATATGCTCGATGCTCAGATTGATGCAGCCTATGCAGCATTGGAAGATGCTGGGTTCAAAAAGATGGAAGTTATTGTTACAGAGACAGGGTGGGCTTCACATGGAGGTGACAATGAAGCTGCAGCTACTGTAAATAATGCAAGGACATACAATTATAATCTACGTAAAAGGCTAGCAAAGAAAAAAGGGACCCCTATGCGGCCAAAGTTTGTAGTGAAGGCATACATTTTTGCATTATTTAATGAGAACTTGAAAACTGGTGCAACCTCTGAACGAAATTTTGGACTGTTCAAGCCTGATGGGACCATTGCATATGATATTGGGTATCATGGACTTGTATCATCGTCTGCAGATTCATTGCTTTTATCTTCAAAG CACGTTGGAGCGCAAGGTTGGTCTCGTTTGCAATTCTTGATACTATCAATTTCTTCTGCATCATTGCTTCTGGTTTTAAAATAA